The following DNA comes from Halorhabdus tiamatea SARL4B.
TCGGCGGACGCGGTGGCGTCGCCCGGGTGGTACTGGAAGGTATTGCCGCCACACTCCGGACACCCCGAGAGCATCTCGGTGGACCCGTCTTCGAAGACCGTGCCACACTCCGTACACTGGTGGGGCATTATTTCCGGGAGACGAGGGCGCTGATGAGCGTTTCGTCCTTGTGGAGCGTCTCGATCTGGTTGGCCGGCCCGATCACGGTGAGTTTCTTCGTCGACTCCTTGCCCATCAGTCGGTCGAGGAGGCTCTTGTCTTTGGCCTCTGACTGGGGGTAGGTCTCGATCTCGATCCCGTTGAACTCGTCCGGACTGATCTCGGTCATCGTCACCTCGATCAGGCGTGACTCCTCGTCGGGACTGAGTCCCTCCTCTAAGACGACGATGTTCCCGTCCCGGACGCCATCCAGGATCATCCGGATCTTCTCCATGCTGGCCATCCCCTCCATCCGCTGGCCGCTGATCAGATCGATCTGGACGCCGTCGCGTGGTTTGTTTGTGACTTCAGCCATCCTCGATCACCCGAAGTACTCCGCGATCTTGTCGTAGACCTCGTCCATATTGTCGCCTTCGAGTGCCGACAGTGGGACGGTCTCGTGCTGGGGAAAGGCGTTACTGATGCGCTTGACGCTCGAATCCTCGAGGTCGATCTTGTTGGCGAAGATCAACACCGGCAAGTCCTGACTCTCGATGATGCCGATCAGCATCGTATTGACCTGTGTGAAGGGGTCCTCGGCGGAGTCGAGGACGTAGATGACGCCGTCGACGTCCTCTCGAAGCCAGTGCATCGCCTCGGCGACGCCCTCGGTGGCTTCACGGGATCGACGGACGGCGTCGTCTTTCTCCATGTCGTGATCGAGGAACTCGGTGTAGTCGACCTTGGTCGTCACACCCGGTGTGTCGACGATGTCGATCTGGACCGACTTGCCGTCGCGTTCGATCTCGACGTTCTCCTTGCGGCGCGCGCGTCTGGTTTCGTGTGGAACGGCACTCTCCGGTCCGACCGCGTCGCCGGTCCAGTCCCGGGCGATCCGATTCGCCAGGGTGGTCTTGCCGGCGTTGGGCGGTCCGTAGATGCCGATGCGTTTCGGATCCTGTTCTGAGAACAGGCTCGAAGCGGCACGTGAAATGCTGTCTCTGAGTTCTGTGAGCAGGCCCATCCTATCCTCCCGCGCCCGAGCGAGTCGGGGCATCTGCGCGTAACACTTTCCCGAATTCACTTAACTGTACGTCAGACATATATAACGAATTCTGAACGAACGGACAATCCGACGGTGTCGATCCCGTCTGCTGAGGGTATCCGACAGCAAACCATTATGACTTGTAGTTATTTGTCTTCCCTACCCCCCACCCCTTCGTTTCAAGTGGAGCGACCCAGACCACCGGTGGAGACACGAGCCGATCGACTGGAAAGGCGGAATTCCGTGAGAATC
Coding sequences within:
- a CDS encoding DUF2073 domain-containing protein, translated to MAEVTNKPRDGVQIDLISGQRMEGMASMEKIRMILDGVRDGNIVVLEEGLSPDEESRLIEVTMTEISPDEFNGIEIETYPQSEAKDKSLLDRLMGKESTKKLTVIGPANQIETLHKDETLISALVSRK
- a CDS encoding GTP-binding protein: MGLLTELRDSISRAASSLFSEQDPKRIGIYGPPNAGKTTLANRIARDWTGDAVGPESAVPHETRRARRKENVEIERDGKSVQIDIVDTPGVTTKVDYTEFLDHDMEKDDAVRRSREATEGVAEAMHWLREDVDGVIYVLDSAEDPFTQVNTMLIGIIESQDLPVLIFANKIDLEDSSVKRISNAFPQHETVPLSALEGDNMDEVYDKIAEYFG